The Solanum pennellii chromosome 11, SPENNV200 genome contains a region encoding:
- the LOC107004107 gene encoding transcription repressor OFP13-like — MGKKMNLGSWQWPSCTHSKTQSFRANHIFKTINSIFLDPSNTDHHHGVVEIETTPESWFTNSSESASFSTESEETGEPLMELIIKGVRSERLFFEPNCTSSSILQHQDQNQNQNQSQSQEKLKEIEQDVDEELPFKESVALALESEDPYLDFKKSMEEMVDTHEIKDWESLQELLQWYLKMNGKINHGFIIGAFVDLLIGFTPSNCDSITCYSSAASSFSAPSSPLSSIEEKGE, encoded by the coding sequence ATGGGCAAGAAAATGAATCTTGGTTCATGGCAATGGCCTTCTTGTACTCATTCCAAGACTCAATCTTTTAGAGCAAACCACATTTTCAAGACTATAAATTCAATCTTTTTAGACCCTTCAAACACTGATCATCATCATGGGgttgttgaaattgaaaccACACCAGAATCTTGGTTCACAAATTCTTCAGAATCAGCAAGTTTTTCAACAGAGTCTGAAGAAACAGGGGAACCATTAATGGAGTTAATCATTAAAGGGGTTCGCTCCGAAAGACTGTTCTTTGAGCCAAATTGTACTAGCTCATCAATCTTACAACATCAGGATCAGAATCAGAATCAGAATCAGAGTCAGAGTCaggagaaattaaaagaaattgaacAAGATGTTGATGAAGAATTGCCATTTAAGGAAAGTGTGGCATTGGCATTGGAGTCAGAGGATCCATATTTGGATTTTAAGAAATCAATGGAAGAAATGGTGGATACACATGAGATTAAAGATTGGGAATCTTTACAAGAATTATTACAATGGTATTTGAAGATGAATGGAAAAATCAATCATGGTTTTATtattggtgcttttgttgatttaCTTATTGGATTTACACCTTCTAATTGTGATTCAATTACTTGTTATTCTTCTGCTGCTTCTTCTTTTTCTGCTCCTTCTTCTCCTCTATCTTCAATTGAGGAGAAGGGGGAATAG
- the LOC107004846 gene encoding eukaryotic peptide chain release factor subunit 1-3-like, translated as MADGQENDKNIEIWKMKKLIKALESARGNGTSMISLIIPPGDQISRITKMLAEEYGTASNIKSRVNRQSVLGAITSAQQRLKLYNKVPPNGLVLYTGTIMTEDGKEKKVTFDLTPFKPINASLYLCDNKFHTGPLGELLESDEKFGFIVMDGNGTLFGTLSGNTREILHKFTVDLPKKHGRGGQSALRFARLRMEKRHNYVRKTAELATQFFINPATSQPNVSGLILAGSADFKTELSQSDMFDPRLQAKILNVVDVSYGGENGFSQAIELSAEILSNVKFIQEKRLIGKFFEEISQDTGKYVFGVDDTIKALEMGAVETLVVWENLDINRYVLKNSVTNEIVIKHLNKDQEADQSNFKDSENSAELEVQDKMPLLEWFANEYKTFGCSLEFVTNRSQEGSQFCRGFGGIGGILRYQLDMRSFDEPSDEGEYFEDSD; from the coding sequence ATGGCAGATGGCCAAGAAAATGACAAGAATATTGAAATatggaaaatgaaaaagttaATCAAAGCCCTTGAATCTGCAAGAGGAAATGGTACCAGTATGATCTCTCTTATTATACCTCCTGGTGATCAGATATCTAGGATTACCAAGATGTTGGCGGAAGAATATGGTACTGCATCAAATATTAAGAGCAGAGTGAATCGTCAGTCTGTCCTTGGTGCAATTACGTCTGCCCAGCAGAGGCTTAAACTGTATAATAAGGTACCTCCGAATGGTTTGGTCCTTTATACTGGAACTATAATGACTGAAGATGGGAAGGAAAAGAAGGTAACCTTTGACCTTACACCTTTTAAGCCCATTAATGCGTCTCTATACCTATGTGACAACAAGTTTCACACGGGACCTCTGGGTGAGCTTTTGGAATCAGATGAGAAGTTTGGTTTCATCGTCATGGATGGTAACGGTACTCTTTTTGGGACCTTAAGTGGCAACACTAGGGAAATCCTTCACAAATTTACTGTTGACCTTCCCAAGAAGCATGGAAGAGGAGGTCAATCAGCTCTGCGATTTGCTCGTCTTCGAATGGAGAAACGCCATAACTATGTGAGGAAGACAGCAGAGCTTGCTACTCAGTTCTTCATTAATCCAGCCACTAGTCAGCCAAATGTATCTGGACTAATACTTGCTGGATCAGCTGATTTCAAGACGGAGCTGAGTCAGTCTGATATGTTTGATCCACGTCTTCAGGCAAAGATACTTAATGTGGTTGATGTGTCCTATGGTGGGGAAAATGGATTCAGTCAGGCCATCGAGCTATCTGCTGAGATTCTCTCAAATGTGAAGTTCATACAAGAGAAGCGCTTGATAGGAAAATTCTTTGAGGAGATCAGTCAAGATACTGGAAAGTATGTATTTGGTGTGGATGACACAATAAAAGCTCTGGAGATGGGAGCTGTTGAAACTCTTGTCGTTTGGGAAAATCTTGATATAAACCGTTATGTGCTGAAAAATAGTGTTACCAATGAGATTGTCATTAAGCACCTAAACAAGGACCAAGAGGCTGATCAAAGCAACTTCAAGGATTCTGAAAATTCAGCTGAACTGGAGGTCCAGGACAAAATGCCGCTATTGGAGTGGTTCGCCAATGAGTACAAAACCTTTGGTTGTTCACTTGAGTTTGTCACTAACAGGTCTCAAGAGGGGTCACAGTTTTGCCGAGGATTTGGTGGCATTGGGGGCATCCTTCGTTACCAGCTTGACATGCGTTCGTTTGATGAGCCATCTGATGAAGGGGAATATTTTGAGGATTCTGATTAA